The following proteins are co-located in the Pseudomonas sp. ATCC 13867 genome:
- a CDS encoding IS3 family transposase (programmed frameshift) produces MSNQRYPEEFKIEAVKQVTERGLPVAEVAARLGMSVHSLYAWIKRYGKPQEQRQQEDDQQAELRRLRAELKRVTEERDILKKGRRVLCQGVRLKYAFISKLSVEYPVRRLCQTLKVHPSGYYAWLAEPKSVRTKEDQRLLGLIKHAWLESGGVYGYRKIHDDLRELGESCGRHRVARLMRGEGLRSQTGYRRRPGYYGGRPTVASPNRLERQFNVSEPNKVWVTDITYIRTYEGWLYLAVVLDLFSRQVIGWSMKPRMCSDLAIDALLMAVWRRKPKQEVMIHSDQGSQFSSSDWQSFLKANNLISSMSRRGNCHDNAVAESFFQLLKRERIRRKTYGTREEARSDVFDYIEMFYNPKRRHSSAMQLSPVEFEKRYFQSLESV; encoded by the exons ATGAGCAACCAGCGTTACCCCGAAGAATTCAAAATCGAAGCGGTCAAGCAAGTGACCGAGCGCGGCCTCCCCGTGGCCGAGGTGGCAGCGCGGCTGGGCATGTCGGTGCATAGCCTGTATGCCTGGATCAAGCGCTACGGCAAGCCCCAGGAACAACGGCAGCAGGAAGACGATCAGCAGGCCGAACTGCGTCGTCTGCGCGCCGAACTCAAGCGGGTGACCGAAGAGCGAGACATCCTAAAAA AAGGCCGCCGCGTACTTTGCCAAGGAGTCCGGCTGAAGTACGCCTTCATCAGCAAGCTGTCGGTGGAGTACCCGGTACGGCGTCTCTGCCAGACCCTCAAGGTGCATCCCAGCGGTTACTACGCCTGGCTGGCCGAGCCGAAATCCGTACGCACCAAGGAAGATCAGCGCCTGCTCGGATTGATCAAGCATGCCTGGCTGGAAAGCGGTGGGGTCTACGGCTACCGCAAGATCCACGACGACCTGCGTGAACTGGGGGAGTCCTGTGGCCGGCACCGCGTGGCTCGCCTGATGCGGGGAGAGGGGCTGCGCTCGCAGACCGGTTATCGTCGGCGTCCCGGCTATTACGGTGGCAGACCGACGGTGGCCTCGCCCAATCGCCTGGAGCGGCAGTTCAACGTCAGTGAACCGAACAAGGTCTGGGTCACCGACATCACCTACATCCGCACCTATGAGGGTTGGTTGTACTTGGCGGTGGTGCTGGATCTGTTTTCACGCCAGGTGATTGGCTGGTCGATGAAACCACGGATGTGCAGCGACCTGGCCATCGATGCGTTGCTGATGGCGGTGTGGCGGCGCAAGCCCAAGCAGGAAGTGATGATCCACTCCGACCAGGGCAGCCAGTTCAGCAGCTCGGACTGGCAGAGTTTCCTCAAGGCCAACAATCTCATCAGCAGCATGAGTCGACGCGGCAACTGTCACGACAACGCGGTGGCAGAAAGCTTTTTCCAGTTGCTGAAGCGCGAACGCATCCGACGGAAAACCTACGGCACTCGCGAAGAAGCTCGCAGTGATGTGTTCGATTACATCGAGATGTTTTATAACCCCAAACGCCGGCACAGCAGCGCTATGCAGCTATCGCCAGTGGAGTTTGAAAAGCGCTATTTCCAGAGCTTGGAGAGTGTCTAG
- a CDS encoding DUF3304 domain-containing protein, with the protein MSKRLSPLAQHTLLIAIAVWISGCSATPPENLPTPIEGYNHTSAAINRFTVNGGGGPNIGPHQGGGKQNCCVSLPTKWRPGLKVVIEWEKDPDPRSYGKWPEPLFSDAWRKRMAEHESHYTHHRAVVELEPYGEFGSLDVHFFPCDVVKVATSNATYGQPGYSHNEPLNMEEPKTCQHS; encoded by the coding sequence ATGTCAAAACGGTTGAGTCCTCTCGCACAACACACGCTGCTGATCGCAATAGCGGTCTGGATCAGCGGCTGCTCGGCAACTCCACCCGAAAACCTGCCGACGCCCATCGAGGGCTACAACCACACCTCGGCGGCGATCAATCGATTCACCGTAAACGGCGGCGGTGGTCCCAACATTGGCCCTCACCAAGGTGGAGGCAAGCAGAACTGCTGCGTTTCTCTGCCGACGAAATGGCGTCCCGGCCTGAAGGTCGTCATTGAATGGGAGAAGGACCCTGATCCACGCTCCTACGGGAAGTGGCCAGAACCCCTGTTCTCAGATGCATGGCGCAAGCGCATGGCGGAGCACGAAAGTCACTACACCCATCATCGCGCAGTGGTGGAGTTGGAGCCGTACGGCGAATTCGGCTCACTCGATGTCCACTTCTTCCCCTGCGACGTGGTGAAAGTCGCCACCAGCAATGCCACCTATGGCCAGCCTGGATACAGCCATAACGAACCGCTCAACATGGAAGAGCCCAAGACATGCCAACACAGTTGA
- a CDS encoding DUF3304 domain-containing protein, whose protein sequence is MPKRLSSLAQHALLIAIAFWISGCSAAPPENLPTPIEGYNHTSAAINRFTVNGGGGPNIGPHQGGGKQNCCVSLPTKWRPGLKVVIEWEKDPDPYAYAKWPERLYSDAWSKRAAEHETHYTHHRAVVELPPYDRVGAVVVHFLPCDQVKVLASLYVYGHPQYAIKEPLNMEEPKTCQNG, encoded by the coding sequence ATGCCAAAACGGTTGAGTTCTCTCGCACAACACGCGCTGCTGATCGCAATAGCGTTCTGGATCAGTGGCTGCTCGGCGGCTCCACCCGAAAACCTGCCGACGCCCATCGAGGGCTACAACCACACCTCGGCGGCGATCAATCGATTCACCGTTAACGGCGGCGGTGGTCCCAACATTGGTCCCCATCAAGGGGGTGGCAAGCAGAACTGCTGCGTTTCTCTGCCGACGAAATGGCGTCCCGGCCTGAAGGTAGTCATTGAATGGGAAAAAGACCCTGATCCCTATGCTTACGCCAAGTGGCCTGAACGCCTATATAGCGATGCTTGGAGCAAGCGCGCAGCAGAGCACGAGACGCACTACACCCATCATCGCGCAGTGGTGGAACTCCCTCCCTACGACAGAGTCGGTGCTGTTGTCGTGCATTTCCTACCTTGTGATCAAGTAAAAGTCCTCGCCTCGCTCTATGTCTATGGACATCCGCAATACGCAATAAAAGAACCGCTCAACATGGAAGAGCCCAAGACATGCCAAAACGGTTGA
- a CDS encoding DUF3304 domain-containing protein produces MPTQLSSPVRRLLLLAATLWFGGCTAAPPENLPTPIEGYNHTSAAINRFTVNGAGGSNFGPHLGGGSQTCCVSLPTKWRPGLKVVIEWEKDPDPYAYAKWPERLYSDAWSKRAAEHETHYTRHRAVVELEPFGEFGSLDVHFFPCNVVKVATSNTIYGQPGYPHNEPLNMEEPKTCQNS; encoded by the coding sequence ATGCCAACACAGTTGAGTTCCCCCGTACGCCGACTCCTTCTACTTGCAGCAACATTGTGGTTTGGCGGCTGTACAGCAGCCCCGCCAGAGAATCTCCCAACCCCTATCGAGGGGTACAACCACACTTCGGCGGCGATCAACCGATTCACTGTCAATGGAGCTGGCGGTTCAAACTTCGGCCCACATTTAGGGGGCGGGAGTCAGACGTGTTGCGTTTCTCTACCGACGAAATGGCGTCCCGGTCTGAAGGTAGTCATTGAATGGGAAAAAGACCCTGATCCCTATGCTTACGCCAAGTGGCCTGAACGCCTATATAGCGATGCTTGGAGCAAGCGCGCAGCAGAGCACGAGACGCACTACACCCGTCATCGTGCTGTGGTGGAGCTGGAACCTTTTGGTGAGTTTGGCTCGCTGGATGTGCACTTCTTCCCCTGCAACGTGGTGAAGGTAGCCACCAGCAATACCATCTATGGCCAGCCTGGCTACCCCCATAACGAACCGCTCAACATGGAGGAGCCCAAGACATGTCAAAACAGCTGA
- a CDS encoding DUF3304 domain-containing protein, which yields MSKQLSSLAQHALLIAIAVWISGCSAAPPENLPTPIEGYNHTSAAINKFTVNGAGGSNFGPHLGGGSQTCCVSLPTKWRPGLKVVIEWEKDPSPGASRYWPQPMYSDAWFKAAEEHRTHYSRHRAVVELEPFGEFGSLDVHFFPCDVVKVATSNTIYGQPGYPHNEPLNMEEPRTCQNG from the coding sequence ATGTCAAAACAGCTGAGTTCTCTCGCACAACACGCGCTGTTGATCGCAATAGCGGTCTGGATCAGCGGCTGCTCGGCAGCCCCACCCGAAAACCTGCCGACGCCCATCGAGGGCTACAACCACACCTCAGCGGCAATCAACAAATTCACTGTGAACGGTGCTGGGGGCTCCAACTTTGGCCCGCACCTGGGAGGCGGGAGTCAGACCTGCTGCGTTTCTCTGCCGACGAAATGGCGTCCCGGCCTGAAGGTAGTGATTGAGTGGGAGAAAGACCCTAGCCCGGGGGCAAGCCGCTATTGGCCTCAGCCAATGTACTCCGATGCCTGGTTTAAGGCCGCCGAGGAGCATCGTACCCACTACAGCCGCCATCGAGCAGTTGTGGAGCTGGAACCTTTTGGTGAGTTTGGCTCGCTGGATGTGCACTTCTTCCCCTGCGACGTGGTGAAGGTCGCTACCAGCAATACCATCTATGGCCAGCCTGGCTACCCCCATAACGAACCGCTCAACATGGAAGAGCCCAGGACATGCCAAAACGGTTGA
- a CDS encoding T6SS phospholipase effector Tle1-like catalytic domain-containing protein codes for MPSSLNNIPAQAVSKPPRMVEGGLLPRTPKEVATNRRMQERLYEKAIVRDKEAAQKAGNSPALPPCAKVLHVSLFFDGTNNHEPSDSVANPKTTTNVARLYHASIGNDKDLTEQGYFAYYMAGVGTVFPEIEEFEPSDAGLKYATGGENRINWGLTRLIDTLRRTCQKDPLSRNEAWDLVKKMTTSRALERVSLGQASDGRGNRAAAMQPKMQELEQAIAARPKPELLGIQLYVYGFSRGAAEARTFVNWLAELTQQADGSHRFAGVELSVEFLGLFDTVASVGVADLAPFADGHMGWANDTQRLPDDEAFLRRCVHLVAAHEQRACFPLDSIRRKARPDDPSCPSTYRAGTHEFIYPGMHSDVGGGYPPGDQGKAIAGGQFVLSQVALHHMYSAAYQAGAPLQAPQIALNPEQQENWPWLVMARTTFDEFNIADGLVTRFNTWVDQLSSGPLEQVMFKELCLITGWRIDRFAYGGQVRQAYAQPRGKQRDMTPAEVEAFETLHKYQLAEDAAARAGKDLPVLSPADQKKRDNAQAIRARYEADVGGDANAPLNTNKTFDPPLEQRQLANAAKEFRRDYIPEWSFGGDGGWSTGTAMNVLLGGLIYMTNDVDEAEEYATLREGGEKAYKKLFTPAGFPVNETAAQLIALFDDQVHDSRAWFMNAQMNEREFWSDYFRYRCIFFDQESNRNLSLLARGMQVVGVGIALASIGLSVKRRNPKYLVGLFLPSLGIPVMRGKVGFPEISAFDPLTGLALPMVEVASELRAFSKDTSTTQQMAAALPAPVALTAATAVTPALQEILKAHQQADDARNTTADAQEQKESGWLDQAGALLGEVAGSTDNSLPSLQPSILEKAIHKGLGIDA; via the coding sequence ATGCCCAGCTCACTGAACAACATCCCTGCGCAAGCTGTCAGTAAGCCACCTCGCATGGTTGAGGGCGGTCTGCTGCCGCGCACCCCCAAAGAAGTAGCCACCAACCGCAGAATGCAGGAGCGGCTGTACGAAAAGGCCATCGTGCGGGACAAAGAAGCTGCGCAAAAAGCCGGAAACTCCCCAGCACTGCCGCCTTGCGCGAAGGTGCTACATGTCAGCCTGTTCTTCGATGGCACCAACAACCATGAGCCTTCGGATAGCGTCGCCAATCCAAAGACGACCACTAACGTCGCTCGGCTTTACCATGCCTCCATTGGCAATGACAAAGACCTCACTGAGCAAGGTTATTTCGCTTATTACATGGCCGGTGTCGGCACGGTATTCCCGGAGATTGAGGAGTTCGAACCGTCCGACGCTGGGCTTAAGTACGCCACTGGCGGCGAAAACCGGATCAACTGGGGGCTAACACGCCTAATCGATACACTGCGGAGAACCTGCCAGAAAGACCCGCTGTCCCGTAATGAAGCGTGGGACCTAGTCAAGAAAATGACCACCAGCAGAGCTCTAGAGCGAGTGAGCCTAGGGCAGGCCAGCGATGGCAGAGGTAACCGTGCTGCTGCCATGCAGCCGAAAATGCAGGAGTTGGAACAGGCGATTGCGGCACGTCCGAAACCTGAGTTGCTGGGTATCCAGTTGTATGTCTACGGCTTCTCCCGTGGAGCCGCTGAAGCTCGTACCTTCGTCAACTGGCTTGCTGAACTAACTCAGCAAGCAGATGGCAGTCACCGCTTTGCCGGTGTCGAACTGAGCGTCGAGTTCCTCGGCCTCTTCGATACCGTTGCCTCGGTGGGCGTCGCCGATCTGGCCCCCTTCGCCGATGGACACATGGGTTGGGCCAACGACACCCAGCGCCTCCCGGACGATGAAGCGTTCCTGCGGCGTTGCGTGCATCTGGTCGCAGCCCACGAGCAACGGGCCTGCTTCCCGCTCGACTCGATCCGTAGAAAGGCGCGCCCCGACGACCCTAGTTGTCCCTCGACCTATCGCGCGGGCACCCATGAATTCATCTATCCCGGCATGCACTCGGATGTCGGCGGCGGCTACCCGCCTGGAGATCAGGGCAAAGCAATAGCAGGAGGCCAGTTTGTACTGTCACAGGTCGCGCTACACCACATGTACAGTGCCGCCTATCAGGCAGGAGCACCATTGCAAGCCCCCCAGATAGCTCTCAACCCGGAGCAGCAGGAAAACTGGCCGTGGTTAGTAATGGCTAGGACCACATTTGATGAGTTCAACATCGCTGATGGTTTGGTTACCCGCTTCAACACCTGGGTCGATCAACTCAGCAGCGGGCCTCTCGAACAGGTGATGTTCAAGGAGCTTTGCCTGATCACCGGCTGGCGTATCGATCGATTTGCCTACGGCGGCCAGGTGCGCCAGGCATATGCCCAGCCGCGCGGTAAACAACGCGATATGACCCCAGCGGAAGTCGAGGCCTTCGAAACACTGCACAAGTACCAACTGGCCGAAGATGCTGCTGCCCGTGCCGGTAAGGATTTGCCTGTACTCAGCCCTGCTGACCAGAAGAAGCGAGACAATGCACAGGCCATCCGGGCTCGGTATGAAGCGGATGTCGGCGGTGATGCAAATGCTCCGTTGAACACCAACAAGACCTTCGATCCGCCCCTCGAACAGCGCCAACTGGCGAATGCCGCCAAGGAGTTTCGCCGCGACTATATCCCGGAGTGGTCATTCGGCGGTGACGGTGGCTGGAGTACCGGCACGGCAATGAACGTGCTGTTGGGTGGTTTGATCTACATGACCAACGATGTGGACGAGGCCGAGGAATACGCCACGCTGCGTGAAGGTGGAGAGAAAGCCTACAAGAAGCTCTTCACCCCGGCTGGCTTCCCGGTCAACGAGACGGCTGCTCAGCTCATCGCATTGTTCGATGATCAGGTGCACGACTCGCGGGCCTGGTTCATGAATGCCCAGATGAACGAGCGCGAATTCTGGAGCGACTACTTCCGCTATCGCTGCATCTTCTTCGATCAGGAGTCCAACCGGAACCTTTCCCTGCTGGCTAGGGGAATGCAGGTTGTCGGGGTGGGGATCGCTCTCGCCAGTATTGGCTTGAGCGTCAAACGCCGTAATCCGAAGTACCTGGTGGGGCTCTTCCTGCCTTCCCTGGGGATTCCGGTGATGCGTGGAAAAGTCGGCTTCCCGGAGATCAGCGCCTTCGATCCGCTTACCGGCCTTGCGCTGCCGATGGTGGAGGTCGCCAGCGAACTGCGGGCATTCAGCAAAGACACTTCAACTACACAGCAGATGGCCGCTGCGCTGCCTGCCCCCGTCGCTCTCACGGCTGCGACCGCCGTTACGCCGGCCTTGCAGGAAATTCTCAAGGCTCACCAACAAGCCGACGACGCTCGGAACACCACTGCGGATGCCCAGGAACAGAAAGAATCTGGCTGGCTCGATCAAGCCGGAGCATTGCTCGGCGAGGTAGCGGGATCGACTGATAATTCTTTGCCCTCGCTTCAGCCTTCCATTCTCGAAAAGGCGATCCACAAAGGGCTCGGCATTGACGCTTGA
- a CDS encoding DUF3304 domain-containing protein, with the protein MTRHLGGSPRMCVMRIRKAALAVITGIWLAGCTATPPESLPTPIEGYNHTSAAINWFKVNGAGGSNFGPHLGGWESDLLRFSADEMASRPEGSD; encoded by the coding sequence ATGACTCGTCATCTCGGTGGCAGCCCTCGCATGTGCGTGATGCGCATCCGCAAGGCTGCTCTGGCCGTTATCACCGGTATCTGGCTTGCCGGCTGTACTGCTACTCCGCCAGAAAGCCTGCCGACGCCCATCGAGGGCTACAACCACACCTCGGCGGCGATCAATTGGTTCAAGGTCAACGGGGCTGGGGGCTCCAACTTTGGCCCGCACCTGGGGGGGTGGGAGTCAGACCTGCTGCGTTTCTCTGCCGACGAAATGGCGTCCCGGCCTGAAGGTAGTGATTGA
- a CDS encoding DUF3304 domain-containing protein yields MIEWEKDPNVGASRFWKEPPFSDAWNQRMEEHRSHYTRHRAVVELPPYDKVGAVVVHFFPCDQVKVIATL; encoded by the coding sequence GTGATTGAGTGGGAGAAAGACCCCAATGTTGGGGCTTCTCGGTTCTGGAAAGAGCCTCCATTCAGCGACGCTTGGAACCAACGAATGGAAGAGCATCGGTCGCATTACACCCGACATCGAGCAGTTGTAGAGCTCCCCCCCTACGACAAGGTTGGTGCCGTCGTCGTGCACTTCTTCCCCTGTGATCAGGTGAAAGTTATTGCGACGCTCTGA
- a CDS encoding DUF3304 domain-containing protein: MPKRLSSLAQHALLIAIASWISGCTAAPPENLPTPIEGYNHTSAAINRFTVNGAGGSNFGPHLGGGSQTCCVSLPTKWRPGLKVVIEWEKDPDPYASQYWPQPRYSDAWSKAAAEHETHYTHHRAVVELEPYGEFGSLDVHFFPCDVVKVATSNTIYGQPGYPHNEPLNMEEPKTCQNS; encoded by the coding sequence ATGCCAAAACGGTTGAGTTCTCTCGCACAACACGCACTACTGATCGCAATAGCGTCCTGGATCAGCGGCTGCACGGCAGCCCCACCGGAGAACCTTCCGACGCCCATCGAGGGGTACAACCACACTTCGGCGGCGATCAACCGATTCACTGTCAATGGAGCTGGCGGTTCAAACTTCGGCCCACATTTAGGGGGCGGGAGTCAGACGTGTTGCGTTTCTCTGCCGACGAAATGGCGTCCCGGCCTGAAGGTCGTCATTGAATGGGAAAAGGACCCTGATCCCTATGCGAGCCAATACTGGCCACAGCCAAGGTATTCGGATGCTTGGAGTAAAGCTGCGGCGGAGCACGAGACACACTATACCCATCATCGCGCAGTGGTGGAGTTGGAGCCGTACGGCGAATTCGGCTCACTCGATGTGCACTTCTTCCCCTGCGACGTGGTGAAGGTCGCCACCAGCAATACCATCTATGGCCAGCCTGGCTACCCCCATAACGAACCGCTCAACATGGAAGAGCCCAAGACATGTCAAAACAGCTGA
- a CDS encoding DUF3304 domain-containing protein has protein sequence MPKRLSSLAQHALLIAIAFWISGCSATPPENLPTPIEGYNHTSAAINRFTVNGGGGPNIGPHQGGGKQNCCVSLPTKWRPGLKVVIEWEKDPDPYAYAKWPERPFSDAWNRRMEASKAEYTRHRAVVELEPFGEFGSLDVHFFPCDVVKVATSNTIYGQPGYPHNEPLNMEEPKTCPAH, from the coding sequence ATGCCAAAACGGTTGAGTTCTCTCGCACAACACGCGCTGTTGATCGCAATAGCGTTCTGGATCAGCGGCTGCTCGGCAACTCCACCCGAAAACCTGCCAACGCCCATCGAGGGCTACAACCACACCTCAGCGGCGATCAACCGATTCACCGTTAACGGCGGCGGTGGTCCCAACATTGGTCCCCATCAAGGGGGGGGGAAGCAAAACTGCTGCGTTTCTTTACCGACGAAATGGCGTCCCGGCCTGAAGGTAGTGATTGAGTGGGAGAAAGACCCTGATCCCTATGCCTATGCGAAATGGCCTGAGCGCCCTTTTAGCGATGCATGGAATCGGAGGATGGAAGCCTCCAAGGCGGAGTACACCCGTCATCGTGCGGTGGTGGAGCTGGAGCCTTTTGGTGAGTTTGGCTCGCTGGATGTGCACTTCTTCCCCTGCGACGTGGTGAAGGTCGCTACCAGCAATACCATCTATGGCCAGCCTGGCTACCCCCATAACGAACCGCTCAACATGGAAGAGCCCAAGACATGCCCAGCTCACTGA
- a CDS encoding DUF3304 domain-containing protein, with amino-acid sequence MSKQLSSLAQHALLIAIAFWISGCSAAPPENLPTPIEGYNHTSAAINRFTVNGGGGPNIGPHQGGGKQNCCVSLPMKWRPGLRAVVEWEKDPDPFASQYWPQPRYSDAWSKAAAEHETHYTHHRAVVELPPYDKVGAVVVHFLPCDQVKVIASIYVYGHPQYAIKEPLNMEEPKTCQNG; translated from the coding sequence ATGTCAAAACAGCTGAGTTCTCTCGCACAACACGCGCTGCTGATCGCAATAGCGTTCTGGATCAGCGGCTGCTCGGCAGCCCCGCCCGAAAACCTGCCTACCCCTATCGAGGGCTACAACCACACCTCAGCGGCGATCAACCGATTCACCGTTAACGGCGGCGGTGGTCCCAACATTGGTCCCCATCAAGGGGGGGGGAAGCAAAACTGCTGCGTTTCTCTGCCGATGAAATGGCGTCCCGGCCTGAGGGCGGTTGTTGAGTGGGAAAAAGACCCTGATCCTTTTGCTAGCCAATACTGGCCACAACCAAGATATTCGGATGCTTGGAGTAAAGCTGCGGCGGAGCACGAAACTCATTACACCCACCATCGAGCAGTTGTAGAGCTCCCCCCCTACGACAAGGTTGGTGCCGTCGTCGTGCACTTCCTTCCTTGTGATCAGGTGAAGGTCATTGCGTCAATCTATGTCTATGGACACCCGCAATACGCAATAAAAGAACCGCTCAACATGGAGGAGCCCAAGACATGCCAAAACGGTTGA
- a CDS encoding DUF3304 domain-containing protein, with the protein MPKQLSSLAQHTLLIAIAFWISGCSAAPSENLPTPIEGYNHTSAAINRFTVNGAGGSNFGPHLGGGSQTCCVSLPTKWRPGLKVVIEWEKDPSPGASRYWPQPMYSDAWFKAAEEHRTHYSRHRAVVELPPYDRVGAVVVHFFPCDQVKVIATLHAYGHPQYAIKEPLNMEEPKTCQNG; encoded by the coding sequence GTGCCAAAACAGCTGAGTTCTCTCGCACAACACACGCTGCTGATCGCAATAGCGTTCTGGATCAGTGGCTGCTCGGCGGCTCCATCCGAAAACCTGCCGACGCCCATCGAGGGCTACAACCACACCTCAGCGGCAATCAACAGATTCACTGTGAACGGTGCTGGGGGCTCCAACTTTGGCCCGCACCTGGGGGGCGGGAGTCAGACCTGCTGCGTTTCTCTACCGACGAAATGGCGTCCAGGCCTGAAGGTAGTGATTGAGTGGGAGAAAGACCCTAGCCCGGGAGCAAGCCGCTATTGGCCTCAGCCAATGTACTCCGATGCCTGGTTTAAGGCCGCCGAGGAGCATCGTACCCACTACAGCCGCCATCGAGCAGTTGTAGAGCTCCCCCCCTACGACAGAGTCGGCGCTGTTGTCGTGCACTTCTTCCCCTGTGATCAGGTGAAAGTTATTGCGACGCTCCACGCATACGGGCATCCGCAGTACGCCATAAAAGAACCGCTCAATATGGAAGAGCCCAAGACATGCCAAAACGGTTGA
- a CDS encoding DUF3304 domain-containing protein codes for MSKRLSPLAQHTLLIAIAFWISGCSATPPENLPTPIEGYNHTSAAINRFTVNGGGGPNIGPHQGGGKQNCCVSLPTKWRPGLKVVIEWEKDPDPYASRYWPERIFSDAWNKRAAEHETHYTHHRAVVELEPYGEFGSLDVHFFPCDVVKVATSNTIYGQPGYPHNEPLNMEEPKTCQNS; via the coding sequence ATGTCAAAACGTTTGAGTCCTCTCGCACAACACACGCTGCTGATCGCAATAGCGTTCTGGATCAGCGGCTGCTCGGCAACTCCACCCGAAAACCTGCCAACGCCCATCGAGGGCTACAACCACACCTCGGCGGCGATCAACCGATTCACTGTGAATGGTGGAGGCGGTCCTAATATTGGCCCTCACCAAGGTGGTGGAAAGCAGAACTGCTGCGTTTCTCTACCGACGAAATGGCGTCCCGGCTTGAAGGTAGTCATTGAATGGGAAAAGGACCCTGATCCCTATGCTAGTCGATACTGGCCTGAGCGCATTTTCTCCGATGCGTGGAATAAACGAGCGGCAGAGCACGAGACACACTACACCCATCATCGCGCGGTGGTGGAGTTGGAGCCGTACGGCGAATTTGGCTCACTCGATGTGCACTTCTTCCCCTGCGACGTGGTGAAGGTAGCCACCAGCAATACCATCTATGGCCAGCCTGGCTACCCCCATAACGAACCGCTCAACATGGAAGAGCCCAAGACGTGCCAAAACAGCTGA
- a CDS encoding DUF3304 domain-containing protein, translating to MPKRLSSLAQHALLIAIASWISGCTAAPPENLPTPIEGYNHTSAAINRFTVNGGGGPNIGPHQGGGKQNCCVSLPTKWRPGLKVVIEWEKDPNAGASRNWPEPLFSDAWRKRMAEHESHYTHHRAVVELPPYDRVGAVVVHFFPCDQVKVIATLHAYGHPQYAIKKPLNMEEPKTCQNG from the coding sequence ATGCCAAAACGGTTGAGTTCTCTCGCACAACACGCACTACTGATCGCAATAGCGTCCTGGATCAGCGGCTGCACGGCAGCCCCACCGGAGAACCTTCCGACGCCCATCGAGGGCTACAACCACACCTCGGCGGCGATCAACCGATTCACCGTGAATGGCGGCGGCGGCCCCAACATTGGTCCACATCAGGGAGGGGGAAAGCAAAACTGCTGCGTTTCTCTGCCGACGAAATGGCGTCCCGGCCTGAAGGTCGTGATTGAGTGGGAGAAAGACCCCAACGCAGGTGCATCACGCAATTGGCCGGAACCTTTGTTCTCGGATGCATGGCGCAAGCGCATGGCAGAGCACGAAAGTCACTACACCCATCATCGCGCAGTGGTGGAACTCCCTCCCTACGACAGAGTCGGCGCTGTTGTCGTGCACTTCTTCCCCTGTGATCAGGTGAAAGTTATTGCGACGCTCCACGCATACGGGCATCCGCAGTACGCCATAAAAAAACCGCTCAACATGGAAGAGCCCAAGACATGTCAAAACGGTTGA